The genomic window TGTATGCTAAAATTATTGAACACCTGATTATACTCATTGGTGCTGTTTTTGTTATTCCCACATTTTTTAAAGAGATGCCCTATATTCCCCGGGTATTTAAGGCAAAATACCTTCGTGAAATCTTGGGGTATAGTCTTCATTTTAAGGTGGCGGGGCTTATGGCATCCCTTGTTAATCCCCTTTTGCGGGCACTGATAAACCATTACGGTGGGCTGGGTCTGGTGGGGTATTATGAAATGGCACAAAAATTAGTGCATAAATTTTCCCGTTTGGTTGCTGTGGCGCTGCAGTCTCTTTTTCCCACTATTGCTGCGTTAAAAGAGACCGATCCTGATAAAATGTATACGGTATACACCATGGTTTTTCGTGTGATACTTTCTGCGGTATATCCGGCAATGCTTTTGTTTGGTTTTGCGGCTCCCTTTATTTCACTTGTCTGGCTTGGGGAAATGAGCATCATCTTTTCCGCCCTTGTTGTTGTGTTGAGTATCACTTACGGCAGCGAAATTATAAAGTTTCCCGCCCGGCTCTGTATGTTTGGGTTGGGGGAGCTGAAATGGATTCAGATCACTAATGGTATTACCCTCGCCCTTGTGACTTTTTTGGGGAGCGTCGGCGGTGTTTTTTTTGACGGTGTTGGGGTTGTTGCTGGTACCAGCATTGCCCTGTTTATCTCCTTTAATCTCTTAACAGTGGTGTTTCACAGAATACACCATATACCCCTTTTCTCTCTTATTTCTCTTAAAACAAAACTGGTATATCTTTTTCTCGGAATACTGTATATTCTCCTGGTACATTTGTATAGAGGCTCCTTCGGAGACTATTTTCTTACACTGTACGGGGGTATTGGCACAACAGCTCTTATTTTAGTTGTTGCGGGAGCACATAAGGATATGCGTATGCTTATACAGGGGAAAAAAGCATGATACCGCTCGGGTTGTTTTTTGTTTCTATTGCCCTGCTTTTGCAAAACAAACGCAAAGAAGCCGTTCTGTTTTTCCTGTTTTATGCAACGGGGGGAATGGGATTTCTTGGTCATGGTTACTCTTTTGCCGGAGTATCCTTTCGGTCAACAGATCTTGCCATCGGATTTATCTTGTGTCTGACCATACAATCTCTCTTCTGGTATAAAATGGGAGTTGCACGTCGTAGTGCAAGTCCCCCTATTCTTGGATTGTGGAAGTTGTTTGTTGGCTATCTTGTTGTATTGATCTTCATTGATCAATTATTTGATGCCCCCTCCCTGTCTGATACCTATCGTATGATGCGGCAGTGGATTATCCTGTCCGTCCTGTTTCTCATACCGATTTTATCGCCGCAGGAGCAGCGGTGGTGTATAGAAAAGGTGGTGCTTCTTACCATGATTCAGCTCTTTTTCTTTTTTATGCAGCCCGTCGTCGGTTATGAAATATCTCAAGGGATAACGCGGATTAATGAGTTTGGATCGGGCTTTTTACGGTATATAAATTTTCCCACCTACTGGCCGGTGGCTCTCTGGTATTTTGCCTTTCACCCATCCCTCTCACCAAACAAGAAAATTGCTGGTGTCACATGGGTTCTTGTGACTCTTTCCATAACCCTGTCCCGTTCTCTCTATGGCACTATTACCCTTGGTGTTTTTCTGTATGGAATGCTTTTTCTTCCCACTGCCCAAAAAATAAAACTCTTTCTGGTTTTCCTTATTATTGCAGCAGGACTTCTTTCCTTTCCCCCCTTACGAAACCGCCTTGCTACCGGTTTTGATGAAATAGAGTATATCATGGCCTATGACGGCGATATTGAAGCCTTGCGTGGACGGGGGAATATGACCTTTCGCACCATACACTTTATTGAACGGTTTCAGTATCTTTCCACGTCCCCCCGTCTTTTTCTCTTTGGCCTCGGCTTTATTCATGAGCAAAGCATGACGGATCAGATCTTTACGGTGGGGCTTCTTGATGAACGAAATAATGTTATCCAGCTGGATACAGGGGATATCGCCTGGTCACTTATTCTTATCCGTTTTGGTATGCTGGGGGTTGTTTTCGTGATACTTTTAAATATAACCATGATACGGTTTTTCTGGAAACACCGTACACGCCATTTTGGAAAGATCGGCTTTGTGTACTGCGCCTCTACATTTATCACAAGCCTTGCTTATCCGGAAATGGCCCGGGCAAGCTATTATATAGTACCTTTTATTATGATATCATACTTGCATAACACGAGGAATATCGATGAAGAAAATAGTCCATCTCCTCTTCTCTCTTAATACGGGAGGAACAGAAAATATGGTGGTTGATATTTGCAACTGCCAAGTAGAGTATGCTCAGGTTTATCTGATAATAATTCATGATTCAATTAATCAAATGGTTTTATCTCAACTTTCTGACAAGGTGAATTTAATATGCTTAAAAGAAAAACCTCCTACTAAAATTCCTTTTTTTGTGTTTGGTCTATGGCTCAGGCTTTTTAAACTGCGTCCAGATATACTTCACCTCCATAATCGAATGAGCTTAAAACTGTTTCCTCATTTTACTAAGAGATTTATTAAAACGATACAGTTTACCTTTCACACAACAGGAATTGCACCTGGGAGAGATGTTTTAAGAGTTGATAGCTGTTTTTCAATTTCGAATGCAGTTCGTAATGAACTCATTGGACGAACTGGTATCGATTCAACCGTTATCTACAATGGGATTGCTGTTGGTTCTATTCCGTGTAGAAATGTACGTAATGCACCAGAAAAAACATTTAAGATTGTTCAGGTTGGAAGAGTCGATTTTTCCATTAAGGGGCAGGACATTCTCTTAAAAGCCGTTGCTCAATGTATTAAAAAATCGTCTCATCAAGAGGTAACTGTCGATTTCTTCGGTGATGGTAAAGATTTAGATGCGCTACAGTCATTAGCTCATGAATTGAATATTAGTGAGAAAGTAACCTGTCACGGTGGAGTTAAAAAATCCCAGATCTATTCAAAACTGAATGGGTATGATCTTTATGTTCAACCATCAAGAATTGAAGGTTTTGGACTTACCATTGCCGAGGCTATGGCCGCAAAAGTTCCTGTTGCTGTTTCAAATATTGAAGGGCCAATGGAAGTTGTAGATGGCGGGAAATATGGGTTTGTATTTGAAACGGATAATGTAGATGCTTGTGCAGATGCTATTGCGCTATGTATAGAAAATTATAACAATGGAAACATCCAAGAAACGG from Chitinivibrio alkaliphilus ACht1 includes these protein-coding regions:
- a CDS encoding glycosyltransferase, which translates into the protein MKKIVHLLFSLNTGGTENMVVDICNCQVEYAQVYLIIIHDSINQMVLSQLSDKVNLICLKEKPPTKIPFFVFGLWLRLFKLRPDILHLHNRMSLKLFPHFTKRFIKTIQFTFHTTGIAPGRDVLRVDSCFSISNAVRNELIGRTGIDSTVIYNGIAVGSIPCRNVRNAPEKTFKIVQVGRVDFSIKGQDILLKAVAQCIKKSSHQEVTVDFFGDGKDLDALQSLAHELNISEKVTCHGGVKKSQIYSKLNGYDLYVQPSRIEGFGLTIAEAMAAKVPVAVSNIEGPMEVVDGGKYGFVFETDNVDACADAIALCIENYNNGNIQETVERAYERVSTLFNIEETSKRYAEIGE
- a CDS encoding oligosaccharide flippase family protein produces the protein MRKLILKNSFFSVTQMLLKMAFLFILYRIIYRELGVEELGLWSLTYAFLSFLDYASLGIPGGIVKFVAQYAARKKYTECSELVQTSIMMMFGLSCMALLIGYPIVRLLLLQLVDSDTTLLLELLNLGAIAFILQMIYNSYVSVYDGFNQIYRRNIVSMVGETIHFILSIVFIFRFGIIGVVYAKIIEHLIILIGAVFVIPTFFKEMPYIPRVFKAKYLREILGYSLHFKVAGLMASLVNPLLRALINHYGGLGLVGYYEMAQKLVHKFSRLVAVALQSLFPTIAALKETDPDKMYTVYTMVFRVILSAVYPAMLLFGFAAPFISLVWLGEMSIIFSALVVVLSITYGSEIIKFPARLCMFGLGELKWIQITNGITLALVTFLGSVGGVFFDGVGVVAGTSIALFISFNLLTVVFHRIHHIPLFSLISLKTKLVYLFLGILYILLVHLYRGSFGDYFLTLYGGIGTTALILVVAGAHKDMRMLIQGKKA